One window from the genome of Artemia franciscana chromosome 12, ASM3288406v1, whole genome shotgun sequence encodes:
- the LOC136033666 gene encoding nitric oxide synthase-like protein, with product MVGPGTGIAPFRSFWMHRAELMKVGQHLGAAIFYGGYRTQELDLYREEKPYNFRVFESHLFTENMKAIQFPDAYSSEGLQGCAPDRVFVNIRSSKWRPECKPEILFGYDQVLMQMKIRSNKRRIYSFLKNSRGGHIYVCGDFYMANDVKSVIVSIFQEYGNINADEAASAVENLINSGRYHEDIFGITVGARKTHLEYKRKARLMKDNAV from the exons ATGGTAGGACCGGGTACAGGCATCGCACCATTCAGGTCTTTCTGGATGCATCGGGCAGAACTGATGAAAg TTGGACAACATCTGGGTGCAGCTATTTTCTATGGAGGGTATAGAACCCAAGAACTAGATCTTTACAGAGAGGAGAAGCCATACAATTTCCGAGTATTTGAAAGCCATCTCTTTACAGAGAATATGAAAGCCATACAATTTCCCGATGCATATAGCTCTGAAGGTTTACAAGGATGTGCCCCAGATCGGGTGTTCGTGAACATTCGATCATCCAAGTGGAGACCTGAATGCAAACCTGAAATTTTATTCGGTTACGATCAG gtCCTGATGCAGATGAAGATCAGAAGTAACAAACGTCGAATCTATAGTTTCTTGAAAAATAGTCGTGGCGGTCATATTTATGTATGTGGAGATTTTTACATGGCGAATGATGTCAAATCGGTTATAGtttcaatatttcaagaatATGGAAATATCAACGCGGATGAAGCTGCATCGGCTGTAGAAAACCTCATT AATAGCGGCCGTTACCATGAGGATATTTTTGGTATTACTGTTGGTGCACGGAAAACTCACTtggaatataaaagaaaagctcGTTTAATGAAGGATAATGCAGTCTGA
- the LOC136033667 gene encoding nitric oxide synthase-like protein → MVGPGTGIAPFRSFWMHRAELMKVGQHLGAAIFYGGYRTQELDLYREEKWKYHNMGAIDLAATAYSREVVIEREFVQHKMMIDANARRIYELLDSHGGHIYVCGDFYMANDVKSVVVSIFQEYGNINADEAASAVENLINSGRYHEDIFGITVGARKTHLEYKRKARLMKDNAV, encoded by the exons ATGGTAGGACCGGGTACAGGCATCGCACCATTCAGGTCTTTCTGGATGCATCGGGCAGAACTGATGAAAg TTGGACAACATCTGGGCGCAGCTATTTTCTATGGAGGGTATAGAACCCAAGAACTAGATCTTTACAGAGAGGAGAAGTGGAAATATCATAATATGGGCGCTATTGACCTTGCTGCAACTGCCTACTCCCGAGAAGTTGTAATTGAGAGA GAATTTGTACAACATAAGATGATGATTGATGCCAACGCCCGTCGTATTTATGAATTGTTGGATAGTCATGGCGGTCATATTTATGTATGTGGAGATTTTTACATGGCGAATGATGTCAAATCGGTTGTAGtttcaatatttcaagaatATGGAAATATCAATGCGGATGAAGCTGCATCGGCTGTAGAAAACCTCATT AATAGCGGCCGTTACCATGAGGATATTTTTGGTATTACTGTTGGTGCACGGAAAACTCACTtggaatataaaagaaaagctcGTTTAATGAAGGATAATGCAGTCTGA